AAATTCTGCCTGTTCAGGGCTAGAAATTAGTATTGTTGAAGAGATGGAGAAATCTTGTGGCGATCAAGCAAATAGTCTGGAAAGTGAGAATCTTGAGGTTTTTGATATTAAGATGGGGAATTCTTCCTGTCCTGAGCATGATAAGGACTCTTTTGTTGAGAATGAGACATCTGAAAACTACATTGGTGGAGCTGTTGTTGCTGAAGCATTTTTGTTGCCTGATAGAGGACAAGCAAATAGTCTGGAAAGTGAGAATCTTGAGGTTGTTGATATGAAGACGGGGAATTCTTCCTGTCCTGAGCATGATAAGCACTCTTTTGTTGAGAATGAGACATCTGAAAACCACATTGGTGGAGCGGTTGTTGCTGAAGCATTTTTGTTGCCTGACAGAGAACAAGCAAATAGTCTGGAAAGTGAGAATCTCGAGGTTGTTGATATGAAGACGGAGAATTCTTCCTGTCCTGAGCATGATAAGGACTCTTTTGTTGAGAATGAGACATCTGAAAACCACATGGGTGGGGCGGTTGTTGCTGAAGCATTTTTGTTGCCTGACAGAGAACAAGCAAATAGTCTGGAAAGTGAGAATCTCGAGGTTGTTGATATGAAGACGGGGAATTCTTCCTGTCTTGAGCATGATAAGGACTCTTTTGTTGAGAATGAGACATCTGAAAACCACATGGGTGGGGTGGTTGTTGCTGAAGCATTTTTGTTGCCTGACAGAGAAGCAGCAAATAGTCTGGAAAGTGAGAATCTCGAGGTTGTTGATATGAAGATGGGGAATTCTTCCTGTCCTGAGCATGATAAGGACTCTTTTGTTGAGAATGAGACATCTGAAAACCACATGGGTGGGGCGGTTGTTGCTGAAGCATTTTTGTTGCCTGACAGAGAACAAGCAAATAGTCTGGAAAGTGAGAATCTTGAGGTTGTTGATATGAAGACGGGGCATTCTTCCTGTCCTGAGCATGATAAGGACTTTTTTGTTGAGAATGAGACATCAGAAAACCACATGGGTGGGGCAGTTGTTGCTGAAGCATTTTTGTTGCCTGACAGAGAACAAGCAAATAGTCTGGAAAGTgagaatgttgaggttgttgataTGAAGACGGGGAATTCTTCCTGTCCTGAGCATGATAAGGACTCTTTTATTGAGAATGAGACATCTGAAAACCACATGGGTGGAGCGGTTGTTGCTGAAGCATTTTTGTTTCCCGATAGAGAACAGGGGGAAGGAAGAGGCGTTAAACATGTCAGAAATCCAGATATATCCCTCTCTGGCACTGTCTCTGGATCGCAATGTGAAAAACAGTTGTCTAGTAAGGATTTAAGCAATTTGAAAACATCTATAGTCCTTGAGGATAATAATACTGCTGAAGCACAAAACTCCTTTATCGTAGTTGGTGGACATGTGCAGCTGAGCAAAAGTAATCTTTCCTCTGAGCAGGAAGATGTCCAAAGTTTTGAAAAAGATGTTTGTTCGCATGAGAGAGAAGATGCAAAGTCACCTACACAATCCGTGTGTCCTGATGAATTTAATAAAGCAAATCTAGTTCATGGATCAGAATTCCTTAACTCTCTGAGTAATGTACCAGGTATATTTTAAAAACTCTTTCAACGTGGAGTATTTATTTTCCTCGATACTGATATTGAATGATCAAACTTTAAATTATGTTAAATAGGATTGAAAGTTACGGAGGAGATGAACTTATCATTGTGTGACACCCCGACTGATCCTTTATTGCTTTCTAAGAGTAAAACTCCTGCTGATGGAGTCGCTTTAAGTGAGCAAGAGCAGAACTCACAGGTTGCTAACTTATTAGGCATAACGAATTCAGCAATAGTGGCAACTGATCTAGAGCCTGGCATAACGAATTTACCAATAGTAGCAACTGATCCAGGGCCTGGAATAGCGAATTCACCAATAGTGGCAACCAATCTAGAGCCTGGCCTAAAAAATTCACCAAAAGTGGCAATTGATCTAGAGTCTTTGGGTATTCCTGAAACTGGACAAGGTATACACATACATCTTATCATTGCTTCCTAGATACTAAGGTAGACATAGCTACAGTCACTGACATTTTAGTTTTGAAATGCAGCAAGTTGTATAGAGCAAGAAACAGGTCCAGGGTGTTCCACTGAGGTGAAAGCATCTCCTGTTCTTAATAGCTCAGATGTTAACATGGTTGAGGACACTGCCCCAGCAGCATGTGAAAGCAATGAAGAAGTATTAGTTACAGGTTACCAAGTTTGTTTCTTATTATTCATCTTGCATACTTTCTCATTCTAATTGACCTTTCATCATTGACCAATTTCCTTGTCTTTATGTACTTAAACTGAAACTTATCATCAGATGCGGTGTTATTATCAAGTCAAAGTGTTGTTCCTCCAGAATCTGTTTCAGTTTCCATCGTGGAATCCTATAATATGATTTTAAACAATCATGAAGTTATAGTCACTTCCGGCACTCAATTAACGGAAATTCCTAGCACtaaaggtttttatttttaattatggTCTTCTTTTTCTGTTTGAGGTTATATTCTTATCAGTTTATGTGCTCCATTATATTCCATTTTTCACATTAGACGTGGATACATATTCTTCATGCTATTCTGGGTGCCTACCGAGACTCtagattttttttaattcaatTGTTACTGCATGTATCTGTGAACTTTAACTATTTTATTGTAATCGTTGGTTTATCACTGTAGTTGATTCACCAGAGAAGAATCAAGATTCTGTTGCTCTAGCTTGTCTGTCAAAACACATTGCAGATAGCGTGAACAAGGATGGAGATGCCTCTGCTCACACGTTAGAAGAGAATGTGTTTCCTCCCTCTGTCATCAGTTGTGTGAAGTCTCCGCCAAGTGAAAACGAACAGCAAAGAAATACCAAGGAGGTATCAATTGGCACTGTCCCGCATCCTGCAACATCAGATGGTGCTGGTGGAATGGTTCAATCTGTTTCATTGCACGTGCCACAAGATAGTTCCAACAATGGGGAAAGCAGTATTTTTGAGGTCAGCTTATCCACTGGTTTATCTGATGGGGAAACCATCAAGGATTTGCAATTGTATCCTCTTGTTCAAGTTCACAGAGAATCAACAGTATGCTTTTGTACTTAGTTGCCAATTTTTTACTTCATATTGTTCTTCATCACCTGTCTTAATTCTTGCATAATGTAATTATAATGGAGGATGTCAAGGAGAGTCCATCTGAAAGAAATCCCGACCCTCCCTCTGTCGTCGGTTGTGCAAATATTCCTTCAAGTGAAACTGGACAGAAGTCGAGAGCTGAAGGTGCCTCAGTTGCCACTTCCCATTCTGAGGGAACACCTGATGCAGGTGGTGGTAAAGTTCAATCTGATGCATTGCACATGCATCATGATAATTCGAATGAAGGGAAAATCATCAGTATTGAGGTCAGTCCATCGCTTGGTTTATTTGAAAGCAAAATTGTCAAGGGTTTATCTTAAATTATTCCTTTGTTGATTTTTTGCCTATTATATTCTTACCCAGTGAGTTTTTTTTCTTTCAATTTTCAATTGTCTGAAGAATGTCGAGGGATATCCTTTAGCATCCGATTGCTCTCTGGAATATCTTACAATGGTACCTGGACATTGTCATGAAATTTCTCAAGGACCTGGACCTATGTCGGGTAAAAAACGTGATGCTACCAGAGGGACCTCTGAGCGGAAACCAAGACAAGGTTCTGCCAAGACATCAGCTAGATCAAAAGCTAAGAAAAGAGGTGTGCAGGAAATACCTGTTAAACAATTTGAAGGAGATAAGTCAACGGTGATCTTAAATTCACCCGGGACTAGCAATTCTGAACGAAATGGTAAAGAACCTCGTGGTGCTCTTCCGACTCCCACGTCTAATATTCCAGACTTGAACACTTCAGTTATGCCTGCATATTGTCAGCAGCCGTTCACTGATCCGCAACAAGTGCAGTTGCGTGCACAGATACTTGTGCATGGATCTCTAATGTAAGTTTTTGTTCTTTATATGCTAGATATGTATGAACTCTACTACATTGATCTTGGTCAGACCAATAGATGAAGGAAAGTAATGATTGTGTTATGAGTCAACCCCACTAGTATGAAGATAGTAGGCGTGAAAACTATAAATTTAAAGGACATATGTGTGAATGGAGTAAGTCAACACAAGGAATAGATTTGTTTAACTTAATAGTGTAGGAATGATGATTGATGACTTAAATTTACGTTTTAGAGTAATTGAATTTTTCTATCTAGGAATTTGTTTTGAGGTTTACGGAAGAAAATTACTGCTAAAGAAATGCTGGTTGTTGCAGGCAAAATTCTGTACCTGAAGAGGCTTGTATGATTTCAGCATTTGGGCCATTGGGTTAGTGTATTTGGTTTTATCACTTAAATCTTTGCATAACTATGTAAGCCTGCAAtgaattttaaaactgttgtttTTTCAGATGGTGGTGGAAGTCATTGGGAGCCTTCATGGCGTGCTTGTGGTGAAAGGATATGTACTGAGAAATCTCATGCCAGCAACCTGGAAACCCCTGTGCGATTACACTCAGGTAACTCAAATTCCCGATTGTTCGCTAATGTAGATTTTGGTTCATTTTATTTTTAATTGTGATTTGAGAATAGCAGGTAGTCAAGGTCCAGATCAACCTGTCAGAAACAGTTCACATCAGAGTAAAACGCCTTTACCTGATGGTGGAGCAAGCAGTAAGGGTATCCCGTCGCCAGTTGTTAATCCTACCATGCCCCTATCATCGCCTCTTTGGAATGTATCCACCCCTTGTGATGGTTTGCAGTCCAGTGGCTTATTTGTTGATTTTCATCAGCCATTTGCTCCCTTGCAGCCTTATCAATCCCAAGGTACAGGAGTTTTTGTTGAACAGAGTCCCTCTTGGCTTTCTCAAACTCACTTTCCTGGTCAGTGGGTGGCTACTCCACAAAATTCTGACCTTAATGTCAATGCAAATGTATCTTCAATGTTTTGTACTGAATTAGTTACACTGGCCCCATCTAAGGTTTCATCTGTTCCAAATCACCCTGGGATGAAACATTCCACTGGTGGTGGGGGTGTTTCTGTGTCTTCTGGGACTCCTCAGACTGATGTAAATAAGGTGTCCATTCCATCTGGTCAGAATTCCCGTAATACAAAATATAAGAAGAGGAAGAAGGTTTCTAACAGCATGAGCCCCCCGGGGCATATGCTGACAGTAACTTTAGATCAGGCAGCATCTGTAAGTGATACAAGTAATCATCTGTCTAAAAAAGCAAAAGTTCCCTGGCCTGATGTTCAAAGTTCTTTGCTCGCTCTAAGTATGACAGAAACGGGATCCCCTGTTGTCAATAATTTATCGTCTACGCCAAATGCTGCTGCAACTACTTTATTTGCATCCACGGGCCATTCTGGTTCTCCATTAATTTTAAGTGATCAATCTACAAAAGTGGATCGGATTGTGGAAAATAAGAGTAGAATTTCAGATAAAACATTGATTGAAGTCGAGGCAGCCAAGGTACAAGCAGAAGATGCTGCTGCACATGCTGCTGCTGCAGTTGGCAACTGCAATGATGTTTGGAGCCAGTTGAGTAAGCTGAAGAATTCTGgtttaagatttgatgatgagACAAAGCTTTCTTCTGCAGCTATGGCAATTGCTGCAGCTGCCTCTGTTGCAAAGGCAGCAGCTGCAGCAGCTAAACTGGCATCGGATGTTGCAATTGGAGCAAAACTAATGGCGGATGAGGTATCAGCCACAAGTATAACTGAAAA
This genomic interval from Apium graveolens cultivar Ventura chromosome 8, ASM990537v1, whole genome shotgun sequence contains the following:
- the LOC141678393 gene encoding uncharacterized protein LOC141678393 isoform X3, with translation MDYDDNDSQGHNLAGEENSQSSPVSRPFSLPNFDFEDSLPGHLRFESLVENEVFLGISSQEDSQWIEDFSRGNSGIEFSTSATEPCSISRHNNVWSEATSSESVAMLLKSVGQEERIQGETLILESETGNEFGRLTTEMEPNLKQDDKFEDITDFQPTASPDSFLDGRNVSALESKKDNLPVDGSSAVVPNVSNVMSKVDVGSDDTNQLEVNNIEQPQLDNLEGLPAKIHVRNVTSVLPTDMAGSNQLNGEENKHQVSNTCFETADGLLNDIPQQIMVEQNICRTESSRTGSATCTRNMEFPDRISISESLGHNDETNITSINEPLKLQEKLTCDLQIKEAGKIDKGFMVPSQLGNVEVGACNKGENICKPLQDFVSDSSMACLDAHTFDVVNKDAGNSACSGLEISIVEEMEKSCGDQANSLESENLEVFDIKMGNSSCPEHDKDSFVENETSENYIGGAVVAEAFLLPDRGQANSLESENLEVVDMKTGNSSCPEHDKHSFVENETSENHIGGAVVAEAFLLPDREQANSLESENLEVVDMKTENSSCPEHDKDSFVENETSENHMGGAVVAEAFLLPDREQANSLESENLEVVDMKTGNSSCLEHDKDSFVENETSENHMGGVVVAEAFLLPDREAANSLESENLEVVDMKMGNSSCPEHDKDSFVENETSENHMGGAVVAEAFLLPDREQANSLESENLEVVDMKTGHSSCPEHDKDFFVENETSENHMGGAVVAEAFLLPDREQANSLESENVEVVDMKTGNSSCPEHDKDSFIENETSENHMGGAVVAEAFLFPDREQGEGRGVKHVRNPDISLSGTVSGSQCEKQLSSKDLSNLKTSIVLEDNNTAEAQNSFIVVGGHVQLSKSNLSSEQEDVQSFEKDVCSHEREDAKSPTQSVCPDEFNKANLVHGSEFLNSLSNVPGLKVTEEMNLSLCDTPTDPLLLSKSKTPADGVALSEQEQNSQVANLLGITNSAIVATDLEPGITNLPIVATDPGPGIANSPIVATNLEPGLKNSPKVAIDLESLGIPETGQASCIEQETGPGCSTEVKASPVLNSSDVNMVEDTAPAACESNEEVLVTVDSPEKNQDSVALACLSKHIADSVNKDGDASAHTLEENVFPPSVISCVKSPPSENEQQRNTKEVSIGTVPHPATSDGAGGMVQSVSLHVPQDSSNNGESSIFEVSLSTGLSDGETIKDLQLYPLVQVHRESTDVKESPSERNPDPPSVVGCANIPSSETGQKSRAEGASVATSHSEGTPDAGGGKVQSDALHMHHDNSNEGKIISIENVEGYPLASDCSLEYLTMVPGHCHEISQGPGPMSGKKRDATRGTSERKPRQGSAKTSARSKAKKRGVQEIPVKQFEGDKSTVILNSPGTSNSERNGKEPRGALPTPTSNIPDLNTSVMPAYCQQPFTDPQQVQLRAQILVHGSLMQNSVPEEACMISAFGPLDGGGSHWEPSWRACGERICTEKSHASNLETPVRLHSAGSQGPDQPVRNSSHQSKTPLPDGGASSKGIPSPVVNPTMPLSSPLWNVSTPCDGLQSSGLFVDFHQPFAPLQPYQSQGTGVFVEQSPSWLSQTHFPGQWVATPQNSDLNVNANVSSMFCTELVTLAPSKVSSVPNHPGMKHSTGGGGVSVSSGTPQTDVNKVSIPSGQNSRNTKYKKRKKVSNSMSPPGHMLTVTLDQAASVSDTSNHLSKKAKVPWPDVQSSLLALSMTETGSPVVNNLSSTPNAAATTLFASTGHSGSPLILSDQSTKVDRIVENKSRISDKTLIEVEAAKVQAEDAAAHAAAAVGNCNDVWSQLSKLKNSGLRFDDETKLSSAAMAIAAAASVAKAAAAAAKLASDVAIGAKLMADEVSATSITENSAYSTEISLSHSSITSLFAGEGNVSARSIIAAAKETVKKRVEAATAASKHAENLEAVVKAAELASEAVSQAGKIVSIGDHLPLSELVSSGPMDYWRSPQVSPEQGKKSLFGQWDMYNSEKLVQAERPKDGAVIMREAVKPGTVTSIGMNSSTTDRGNSGGPNPGAVTSCDAHRIATGTSFENGIMEGCLVEVFKEGGKFKAAWYLAKILNLNREKAFVSYTELQAEDGSGKLKEWVPLKGDGLKAPTIRIPHPTTSTGFDRTRKRRREAVVDYTWCVGDKVDAWMKDCWFEGVVKEKKKNDETMLTIYIPVLGGTSAVKIWNLRPTVTWQDGKWIECPTATVIDQSITQGDTPKEKRVKLGYPAIEAAKEDEVTRDTDLVKSKELEEPGPLPLLANETEYNIGNNTGDVKLDAPRVARTGLQKEGSRVVFGVPKPGKKRKFMDVSKHLDSDQSSKNKKASDSIKTARYLPQGPGGRSWNNNTHVNIKEKQAAEEKSKVFKSVKTQSVSGRVLPQKVNSSVSAKSVGKVMGKEENSSAQQNLMDFGSVSNSQDTSERPTSSKGLSKVPCRRVPSSYSNSVQMDNGKLAAAEPRRSSRKIQPTSRLLEGLQSSLIGSKIPSLPHEKNQRNLNKG
- the LOC141678393 gene encoding uncharacterized protein LOC141678393 isoform X2, yielding MDYDDNDSQGHNLAGEENSQSSPVSRPFSLPNFDFEDSLPGHLRFESLVENEVFLGISSQEDSQWIEDFSRGNSGIEFSTSATEPCSISRHNNVWSEATSSESVAMLLKSVGQEERIQGETLILESETGNEFGRLTTEMEPNLKQDDKFEDITDFQPTASPDSFLDGRNVSALESKKDNLPVDGSSAVVPNVSNVMSKVDVGSDDTNQLEVNNIEQPQLDNLEGLPAKIHVRNVTSVLPTDMAGSNQLNGEENKHQVSNTCFETADGLLNDIPQQIMVEQNICRTESSRTGSATCTRNMEFPDRISISESLGHNDETNITSINEPLKLQEKLTCDLQIKEAGKIDKGFMVPSQLGNVEVGACNKGENICKPLQDFVSDSSMACLDAHTFDVVNKDAGNSACSGLEISIVEEMEKSCGDQANSLESENLEVFDIKMGNSSCPEHDKDSFVENETSENYIGGAVVAEAFLLPDRGQANSLESENLEVVDMKTGNSSCPEHDKHSFVENETSENHIGGAVVAEAFLLPDREQANSLESENLEVVDMKTENSSCPEHDKDSFVENETSENHMGGAVVAEAFLLPDREQANSLESENLEVVDMKTGNSSCLEHDKDSFVENETSENHMGGVVVAEAFLLPDREAANSLESENLEVVDMKMGNSSCPEHDKDSFVENETSENHMGGAVVAEAFLLPDREQANSLESENLEVVDMKTGHSSCPEHDKDFFVENETSENHMGGAVVAEAFLLPDREQANSLESENVEVVDMKTGNSSCPEHDKDSFIENETSENHMGGAVVAEAFLFPDREQGEGRGVKHVRNPDISLSGTVSGSQCEKQLSSKDLSNLKTSIVLEDNNTAEAQNSFIVVGGHVQLSKSNLSSEQEDVQSFEKDVCSHEREDAKSPTQSVCPDEFNKANLVHGSEFLNSLSNVPGLKVTEEMNLSLCDTPTDPLLLSKSKTPADGVALSEQEQNSQVANLLGITNSAIVATDLEPGITNLPIVATDPGPGIANSPIVATNLEPGLKNSPKVAIDLESLGIPETGQASCIEQETGPGCSTEVKASPVLNSSDVNMVEDTAPAACESNEEVLVTDAVLLSSQSVVPPESVSVSIVESYNMILNNHEVIVTSGTQLTEIPSTKVDSPEKNQDSVALACLSKHIADSVNKDGDASAHTLEENVFPPSVISCVKSPPSENEQQRNTKEVSIGTVPHPATSDGAGGMVQSVSLHVPQDSSNNGESSIFEVSLSTGLSDGETIKDLQLYPLVQVHRESTDVKESPSERNPDPPSVVGCANIPSSETGQKSRAEGASVATSHSEGTPDAGGGKVQSDALHMHHDNSNEGKIISIENVEGYPLASDCSLEYLTMVPGHCHEISQGPGPMSGKKRDATRGTSERKPRQGSAKTSARSKAKKRGVQEIPVKQFEGDKSTVILNSPGTSNSERNGKEPRGALPTPTSNIPDLNTSVMPAYCQQPFTDPQQVQLRAQILVHGSLMQNSVPEEACMISAFGPLDGGGSHWEPSWRACGERICTEKSHASNLETPVRLHSGSQGPDQPVRNSSHQSKTPLPDGGASSKGIPSPVVNPTMPLSSPLWNVSTPCDGLQSSGLFVDFHQPFAPLQPYQSQGTGVFVEQSPSWLSQTHFPGQWVATPQNSDLNVNANVSSMFCTELVTLAPSKVSSVPNHPGMKHSTGGGGVSVSSGTPQTDVNKVSIPSGQNSRNTKYKKRKKVSNSMSPPGHMLTVTLDQAASVSDTSNHLSKKAKVPWPDVQSSLLALSMTETGSPVVNNLSSTPNAAATTLFASTGHSGSPLILSDQSTKVDRIVENKSRISDKTLIEVEAAKVQAEDAAAHAAAAVGNCNDVWSQLSKLKNSGLRFDDETKLSSAAMAIAAAASVAKAAAAAAKLASDVAIGAKLMADEVSATSITENSAYSTEISLSHSSITSLFAGEGNVSARSIIAAAKETVKKRVEAATAASKHAENLEAVVKAAELASEAVSQAGKIVSIGDHLPLSELVSSGPMDYWRSPQVSPEQGKKSLFGQWDMYNSEKLVQAERPKDGAVIMREAVKPGTVTSIGMNSSTTDRGNSGGPNPGAVTSCDAHRIATGTSFENGIMEGCLVEVFKEGGKFKAAWYLAKILNLNREKAFVSYTELQAEDGSGKLKEWVPLKGDGLKAPTIRIPHPTTSTGFDRTRKRRREAVVDYTWCVGDKVDAWMKDCWFEGVVKEKKKNDETMLTIYIPVLGGTSAVKIWNLRPTVTWQDGKWIECPTATVIDQSITQGDTPKEKRVKLGYPAIEAAKEDEVTRDTDLVKSKELEEPGPLPLLANETEYNIGNNTGDVKLDAPRVARTGLQKEGSRVVFGVPKPGKKRKFMDVSKHLDSDQSSKNKKASDSIKTARYLPQGPGGRSWNNNTHVNIKEKQAAEEKSKVFKSVKTQSVSGRVLPQKVNSSVSAKSVGKVMGKEENSSAQQNLMDFGSVSNSQDTSERPTSSKGLSKVPCRRVPSSYSNSVQMDNGKLAAAEPRRSSRKIQPTSRLLEGLQSSLIGSKIPSLPHEKNQRNLNKG
- the LOC141678393 gene encoding uncharacterized protein LOC141678393 isoform X1, giving the protein MDYDDNDSQGHNLAGEENSQSSPVSRPFSLPNFDFEDSLPGHLRFESLVENEVFLGISSQEDSQWIEDFSRGNSGIEFSTSATEPCSISRHNNVWSEATSSESVAMLLKSVGQEERIQGETLILESETGNEFGRLTTEMEPNLKQDDKFEDITDFQPTASPDSFLDGRNVSALESKKDNLPVDGSSAVVPNVSNVMSKVDVGSDDTNQLEVNNIEQPQLDNLEGLPAKIHVRNVTSVLPTDMAGSNQLNGEENKHQVSNTCFETADGLLNDIPQQIMVEQNICRTESSRTGSATCTRNMEFPDRISISESLGHNDETNITSINEPLKLQEKLTCDLQIKEAGKIDKGFMVPSQLGNVEVGACNKGENICKPLQDFVSDSSMACLDAHTFDVVNKDAGNSACSGLEISIVEEMEKSCGDQANSLESENLEVFDIKMGNSSCPEHDKDSFVENETSENYIGGAVVAEAFLLPDRGQANSLESENLEVVDMKTGNSSCPEHDKHSFVENETSENHIGGAVVAEAFLLPDREQANSLESENLEVVDMKTENSSCPEHDKDSFVENETSENHMGGAVVAEAFLLPDREQANSLESENLEVVDMKTGNSSCLEHDKDSFVENETSENHMGGVVVAEAFLLPDREAANSLESENLEVVDMKMGNSSCPEHDKDSFVENETSENHMGGAVVAEAFLLPDREQANSLESENLEVVDMKTGHSSCPEHDKDFFVENETSENHMGGAVVAEAFLLPDREQANSLESENVEVVDMKTGNSSCPEHDKDSFIENETSENHMGGAVVAEAFLFPDREQGEGRGVKHVRNPDISLSGTVSGSQCEKQLSSKDLSNLKTSIVLEDNNTAEAQNSFIVVGGHVQLSKSNLSSEQEDVQSFEKDVCSHEREDAKSPTQSVCPDEFNKANLVHGSEFLNSLSNVPGLKVTEEMNLSLCDTPTDPLLLSKSKTPADGVALSEQEQNSQVANLLGITNSAIVATDLEPGITNLPIVATDPGPGIANSPIVATNLEPGLKNSPKVAIDLESLGIPETGQASCIEQETGPGCSTEVKASPVLNSSDVNMVEDTAPAACESNEEVLVTDAVLLSSQSVVPPESVSVSIVESYNMILNNHEVIVTSGTQLTEIPSTKVDSPEKNQDSVALACLSKHIADSVNKDGDASAHTLEENVFPPSVISCVKSPPSENEQQRNTKEVSIGTVPHPATSDGAGGMVQSVSLHVPQDSSNNGESSIFEVSLSTGLSDGETIKDLQLYPLVQVHRESTDVKESPSERNPDPPSVVGCANIPSSETGQKSRAEGASVATSHSEGTPDAGGGKVQSDALHMHHDNSNEGKIISIENVEGYPLASDCSLEYLTMVPGHCHEISQGPGPMSGKKRDATRGTSERKPRQGSAKTSARSKAKKRGVQEIPVKQFEGDKSTVILNSPGTSNSERNGKEPRGALPTPTSNIPDLNTSVMPAYCQQPFTDPQQVQLRAQILVHGSLMQNSVPEEACMISAFGPLDGGGSHWEPSWRACGERICTEKSHASNLETPVRLHSAGSQGPDQPVRNSSHQSKTPLPDGGASSKGIPSPVVNPTMPLSSPLWNVSTPCDGLQSSGLFVDFHQPFAPLQPYQSQGTGVFVEQSPSWLSQTHFPGQWVATPQNSDLNVNANVSSMFCTELVTLAPSKVSSVPNHPGMKHSTGGGGVSVSSGTPQTDVNKVSIPSGQNSRNTKYKKRKKVSNSMSPPGHMLTVTLDQAASVSDTSNHLSKKAKVPWPDVQSSLLALSMTETGSPVVNNLSSTPNAAATTLFASTGHSGSPLILSDQSTKVDRIVENKSRISDKTLIEVEAAKVQAEDAAAHAAAAVGNCNDVWSQLSKLKNSGLRFDDETKLSSAAMAIAAAASVAKAAAAAAKLASDVAIGAKLMADEVSATSITENSAYSTEISLSHSSITSLFAGEGNVSARSIIAAAKETVKKRVEAATAASKHAENLEAVVKAAELASEAVSQAGKIVSIGDHLPLSELVSSGPMDYWRSPQVSPEQGKKSLFGQWDMYNSEKLVQAERPKDGAVIMREAVKPGTVTSIGMNSSTTDRGNSGGPNPGAVTSCDAHRIATGTSFENGIMEGCLVEVFKEGGKFKAAWYLAKILNLNREKAFVSYTELQAEDGSGKLKEWVPLKGDGLKAPTIRIPHPTTSTGFDRTRKRRREAVVDYTWCVGDKVDAWMKDCWFEGVVKEKKKNDETMLTIYIPVLGGTSAVKIWNLRPTVTWQDGKWIECPTATVIDQSITQGDTPKEKRVKLGYPAIEAAKEDEVTRDTDLVKSKELEEPGPLPLLANETEYNIGNNTGDVKLDAPRVARTGLQKEGSRVVFGVPKPGKKRKFMDVSKHLDSDQSSKNKKASDSIKTARYLPQGPGGRSWNNNTHVNIKEKQAAEEKSKVFKSVKTQSVSGRVLPQKVNSSVSAKSVGKVMGKEENSSAQQNLMDFGSVSNSQDTSERPTSSKGLSKVPCRRVPSSYSNSVQMDNGKLAAAEPRRSSRKIQPTSRLLEGLQSSLIGSKIPSLPHEKNQRNLNKG